acaataagtcttaGTGACACAGCAAACAACaacacgaactatatcaatcataTTTCTAACACAGTTTAATCCTTCATAAATGGAGAACAATGCATatacagttcatcatcacaattATAATcgtataacaataaaaaaaacttgaaaaacaactcaaaacacaAAATTCATAACTACAACAACCTTAGCAAATATTGAGATAAAACAAGAATTATGTCCAGAACCTCGCGATTGCGCGGAGGCAATATCTCTAGTAGCTATAATATGGCAAAAAGtgtaaaaaacatatataagttatttttatatgatgtctcttttttaataatttagattttacaattttatatatgtatttaaataatttaaatattaaaaataaataaatatgtatttagaaTCTAAAGAATTTGCCTTGGATCCTCGTGAGGATTACAGCGTaccttttatattaaaaacctAAATCCATTTGTTACTGCTCAACAttaacttttattaatcaactagtgaatacaatattttaacatcaacaaatgtttcaaaacataaaaataacctCTCTTTTCCGATATTAAGGCATGATTCCAAACCAAAAGGGTCCATAAACAGTCGACTTTCTGCAAAACCCACTAACCATTTCATCCATTGTACACCCAACATCTCCTTAAGAATCAAACTCTTCATGAAATACCAAAGCGAGACGAACACATCCTTCGGGTTCCTACAGCAACACACAACTTTACAAGACGACTTTTTAGTAGACTCGGGGAGTAACCTAAGAGAAATGTGTGTAGGAAGATCCTAGCAGAAGTATCTTGACGAGTGTGAGGGAAAAGGGCAGTGGGACTGCGAGTTGTTATCGAGCAGAGGATGAGATTCTAGAGTTTGGAGTTCTTGTCTGTAAACTAAAGCAAACACAAGTGCTTTTAACCAAGTTGTAACTGATTTAGGACTGTTTACGAGGATGATATCATAGACTTTAGTTCCAAATGTAAACTATTGGCGATAAATCTAAGATGGGCAATTCTCCCAAAtagacatttttaagtttttgtcagaaaaatagacttcaaaaacaaaatgaccaaaatagactttttcattttgaaaattttaatatttttttagtttttaaaatttaaaatcttatccccaaaactccaccccttaaatctaaaccctaaactctaaatcataaaccctaaaccctatacccgaAAACACACCCCTTAATacaaacattttggtcattttgatcttACGAgtttatatttgtgacaaaaaaaaatttaatgctATCATAGGAAATTTCTCATATAAGATtgtgacaaaaagaaaaacatttgcCATTCATACTTACGAGTCTTGCAACAGAGAGATCTGAGAGTCCTCTGCTTTGAAAGTTCCTCCCCAGCAAGAACATGTTTAATTTTCTGAACATTGTCTATACTAAAGTGATCATGTTTCTCACTAGTGGAAGTTAGAAAAAACAAGCATAATCCATTTTATTTTGAGGACTTGGCAATTTCCCTTCTCTATTAACTTCCAAACTTCTCTATGCATcatataaaaaacaaacaaaacatgtTGATCCAAATAGTTTCATCAATGTTGAAGTTATTATCATTTGACATTTTAATAGTggcaaaaattagaaaacacaAACAATCCATTTTATTCGTACAACAACAACTCAACCCTAACATAAAAACAGCAAAGTCGCAAGATTGAAGAAACATCattaaagcaaaagaaaaaaaaaaagcagaacaACAAATCTTAAAAATTGATTCAACAAGCAAATTTGAGACCAGAACTTCCAAACTTCTCTTCAGTGGTTCTATCTATTGCATCTGCCAAGGACTCACTCAAAGTATCTCTCCATCCTCCAGTCTCTCCCTTTCTAAAGAAAGCATTAATCTCTATTCCATTTGGCAGTTTCCCTTGTCTATTAACTTCCAAACTACTCAAACTCTCAAAGCTACACAACTTCACAATCTCACTCACTTCTTCCTCTGCAGTAAAACCACATCCCAAGAACTCTGCCATTCTCTTGACCATATCTCCGGTCTGCTTCTTGAGCTCCTCGTATGTAACAAACAAGACCTTGTTCGGATTCTTGCGGCTTTCATACCAGTACTCCAACACATGATCCCAAAAGGGTCCACCAATAAACTTGCCTTGACAAAACGCTTCAACAGCTTTTTCAATAGGATAATCAGCGGTttcttgaggagcaagtttctTCCCAAAATGCCATAAGGACACAAACATGTCTTTAGGGTTCCTACAACAATACACAATCTTACAAGACGAGCTCTTGACGGACTCGGGCAGAGAAAGATGCGATATGTGCGTGTTCATGAGTCTTGGAAAAGGCAAGAGGGAGAAATCAAAATCTGGAGATTCGTAGTAAACTCCTTCCATGAAGGGCACGAGAAGGTGTGGATTGGTAACAAGAAGAGGATGATCACCAGAAGAAACTGGAAACTTGTGTCGGTTaatgagagcaaagagaagagaTTTTAACCAAGTGGTACCTGATTTAGGATTGGTGACGAGGATAATGTCGGAATCTTTGGCCTCAAAGTGTTTCTGGCACGTCAAGATTCCTTGTAACAAAGCTTCTGTGTGCCAACGTCCTTGGAACTGATATATTTGGCTCACTAGCCAACCTTTCTCGCTTGGAAGAGAAGATATCAGATCTCTTGTTTCTTGTGTCAGTTTTTCATCTCTCAAGTAGTCAGGAACagatgatgctgatgatgacATTGCTGAGAGTAAAGAgcaatcttaaaaaaaaatgtttgaaacTATGATATGTGTTTTCTTAAGCTATGAGCGTAATGCTTGTGTGCCTCTTATAATAAGAGTGTTGCGTTGAATGAGAAGTTTGCTCCAATACTATACTTGGATCTGTCTTTTAGTTCTAAGAATTATTTTTGATTGAGTGGTCAACACGCCCCTACTTGAAGATCACGTAGAGATAATAttctaaagagaaaaaaaaaaccatgagtGGAGACTTCTCTCACGGCTCTAGTGTCAGAAAGTCAAATATGCGTCATAACCCCATTTAGATAgtgatataagaaaaatattaatatgatgACATTTTAATTCTTGGCAAAATTTGGATTATACCAGCAACTTTAGAAGAGTGATTTAGGATTTTCACATAAATTGTCAGCTAGTCTAACAAAAATGCTATAAGCTAACTTTATATAGAGCCGCTTCGATTCTGAAAGAAcagaataaagaaaaagaagaaaggcCAAAACCTTTTTTTAACTAGAACAAGAAAGCAATCGTCAGAGTCCATAGACTTTAGTTCCAAATGTAAGCTACTGGCTGGGGATAAAGAAAAGATTgtgacaaggaaaaaaaaacttctacaTTTTGTTTTGCCATTCATACTCAAAAAGTCTTGCAACAAAGAGATCTCAGAGTCCAGTGCTTTGAAAGTTCCTCCGCAGCATCCATACTAAAGTGATCATAGTTCTCACGATAAAAGAGCTCACTTCTCAATCATTCAACATCAGCACCTCCCAATAAGAACGACGTTGGTGCATCATCTCCAAGCAGCGGAATATACTCTGATCCACGCACATGAACGCTAAAGCAAGCTaatacacaaacaaacaaaatcaagaATTACATATAACAACATAAAGCTAAGAAGAATACTGCTAAGATAACGTACCATTCTCTATTTTGATCACACTTTGAAGCATCACTTCCATCTTTGACTTCATGTCGTAACTGTCATCCATCTGAGGCACGACCAGCAACAGTTCCCTGTGAATCTGTCTAACAAACTGACAAATCCTCTGCGCGAACTCGACTTCACCATCTGATATTCTACCAATCGCCATCCTCATTAGCTCTCCAGTCAAATCCGCAAGCTGCACAAGTAAGCAAACATAAACTGAGATCTTTTAAACAGAGTTAAACATACAAATCAAGAGAGTCTACAACATACCCCGAGAATATAGTCAAGGATGTTGATCTGCAGTGCCTCCAAAGAAGGGTCACTTAGCGGTAAAAGTGTAGAGTTAATCTCATCGAGAGTAGAGAGTGTTCCGGACACACAGAACTTATAAAACGTTGCAGCTTCAACATATTCCTGCACCTGTAAGTTATACACAAACATGTTTCAGTTAAACCATAATGGTTTTAGAAAGATGAATGACTCTCACAGACCCCTGGGGAGTAAGCTCGCCGGAGCTTCCAAAAATCAGTGCCTTGAAGCTCTTTCATCAGCCGGGCAAAGTGTTGTTCCCTCACTGCTTCTAAATCTTTCCCTGCTTTCTCCAAAACCTCATCTTTGTTGTCTTTACTGAGTCTGccacataacaaaaaaaaacattatcacCTAAAACAAAACAGAGCATAAGAGTTTGATGATGTTACCTGTGAACTTGAAAGATGACTTTTTTGCTGTTCATAGTGATGTCACGACTTGCCTTCACCACTCTCTCTCGTTTCTCATTCTACAAAAGAGAGAAACATTGTGAGATTTACTACACAAACCCACTCTCAGCAGAAGAAGAATCCAAGTTTCCATAGTGAAAGGTCATTCCTTTAGCCTTCTACCTCATGA
The nucleotide sequence above comes from Brassica napus cultivar Da-Ae chromosome A9, Da-Ae, whole genome shotgun sequence. Encoded proteins:
- the LOC106427008 gene encoding cytosolic sulfotransferase 12-like; protein product: MSSSASSVPDYLRDEKLTQETRDLISSLPSEKGWLVSQIYQFQGRWHTEALLQGILTCQKHFEAKDSDIILVTNPKSGTTWLKSLLFALINRHKFPVSSGDHPLLVTNPHLLVPFMEGVYYESPDFDFSLLPFPRLMNTHISHLSLPESVKSSSCKIVYCCRNPKDMFVSLWHFGKKLAPQETADYPIEKAVEAFCQGKFIGGPFWDHVLEYWYESRKNPNKVLFVTYEELKKQTGDMVKRMAEFLGCGFTAEEEVSEIVKLCSFESLSSLEVNRQGKLPNGIEINAFFRKGETGGWRDTLSESLADAIDRTTEEKFGSSGLKFAC
- the LOC106427009 gene encoding translin-associated protein X-like isoform X2; translated protein: MWSCSSAFQRVASLMFMAPKLKPQRPHQKTGAEQLVKKARTMTTESSMKDAFSQYADYLNNFNEKRERVVKASRDITMNSKKVIFQVHRLSKDNKDEVLEKAGKDLEAVREQHFARLMKELQGTDFWKLRRAYSPGVQEYVEAATFYKFCVSGTLSTLDEINSTLLPLSDPSLEALQINILDYILGLADLTGELMRMAIGRISDGEVEFAQRICQFVRQIHRELLLVVPQMDDSYDMKSKMEVMLQSVIKIENACFSVHVRGSEYIPLLGDDAPTSFLLGGADVE
- the LOC106427009 gene encoding translin-associated protein X-like isoform X1; protein product: MWSCSSAFQRVASLMFMAPKLKPQRPHQIAETGAEQLVKKARTMTTESSMKDAFSQYADYLNNFNEKRERVVKASRDITMNSKKVIFQVHRLSKDNKDEVLEKAGKDLEAVREQHFARLMKELQGTDFWKLRRAYSPGVQEYVEAATFYKFCVSGTLSTLDEINSTLLPLSDPSLEALQINILDYILGLADLTGELMRMAIGRISDGEVEFAQRICQFVRQIHRELLLVVPQMDDSYDMKSKMEVMLQSVIKIENACFSVHVRGSEYIPLLGDDAPTSFLLGGADVE